In the genome of Bradyrhizobium sp. CB3481, the window CGACGCAGGCAGGCGCGGCGGTTGGTCCGGTTCAGCTTCATGCGATGGCCCATACAGCCGAACCGCGGGCCATGTCAAGCGACGGCTCGACGTGCGGTTGCGAACTCAGTCGATTCCATAATGGCGGAATTCGTCGGCGACGCCGGCATCGATTGCCTTGGCCGCCGCGATGTCACTTTCAGCTCCGCTCGCATCGCCTTGTTTTTGTTTCGCAAGTCCGCGCCCGTAAAGTGAGGGCGCAAGCTTCGGATTGACCTTCAAGGCCGTATCGTAACCCTCGATCGCGGCAGCGAATTCGCCGAGCTTGAGATAGCAGAAGGCGCGGCTGTCGAGCGTGTAGGCATCACCTGGCCGATGCTTGAGCGACTCCTCGCAATCCGCAAGGCCCTCGCGGGGGCTGCCGACAATGGCGCGGGTCAGGCAGCGCGAGTTGAGCGCCGCCGCGTATTTCGGATTGGCTTTGATCGCCCGATCATAATCCGGAAGGGCCCGCGCATAGTCGTGCCGGTCAAAGTAGATGGTGCCGCGGGCATAGGCGTCACGATAGCCCGCGGGATCAAGGCGCAGCGATTGGTCGAAATCGGCCAGCGCGCGGTCGATGTCGCCCTTGTCCCTGAACAGCCGTGCCCGGTTGCCGTAGGCGGCGGCATAGTTCGCATCAAACTGGATCGACATGTTGAGATCGGCGAGCGCCAATGCATCGTCACCATGGTTTCGGTAGGCGGTGCCGCGGTTGAAATAGGCGAGCGTAAATTTCGGATTGAGCTTGATCGCCTTGTTGTAGTCCGCCATCGCGCGCTCATAGTCGCGCTTGTCGATGTGGGAATTGCCGCGGTTGTTGTAGTACCAGGAATCGCGCGGATTGAGCTTGATGGCCAGATCGTAGTCGGCGATCGCATGATCCGGATCGCCCTTGTCGCTATAGGCGATCCCGCGATTGAACCAGGCGATGGCGTCTTTTTGATTGAGCGCGATGGCGCGATCGAAATCCGAGATCGCCCGGTCCAAATCGCCCTTGCGGCGATAGGCTTCGCCACGGTTGGTGAAGGCCGCGAAACGCTTCGGCTCGCGCCTGATCACCTCGCTGAAATCGTCGATGGCGAGGTCGGTGCTGTTGTTGCCGAGATAATGGGCCCCGCGATTGAGGTAGGCGTCGGTGAGCCGCTTCGCCGTAGCCTTTCCCGACGAGATGAGGGCGCTACAGCCGCCGATCCGCAGGTCGGTGGCAATCTTGGCGCTGGTGAAGCACCAGCTCCTGACGTCGGCCGAGGTAATTTTCGCAGCCTGCGCAACGGCTGGAACGGCCGTGAGCAATAGCAACGAGCAGCCAAGTGCCTTGAGATTACTGCCGGACCTGGTCCGCCGTGCCTTCGTCATGTCCAATCCCATGTCCGGCCGCGCAGCCGGCCTGCCAACAGCTTTGTGCGCGTTGAATGGGGATCAGTTCACGTACGGGAGATACCGCCTTGCAATTTCTGGAGGCGAATGCCCGGCCGATGCCAGGCGACCTGACCGACAATCAGGGCGGCTTCAGAACCCCGCGACGC includes:
- a CDS encoding tetratricopeptide repeat protein, with translation MTKARRTRSGSNLKALGCSLLLLTAVPAVAQAAKITSADVRSWCFTSAKIATDLRIGGCSALISSGKATAKRLTDAYLNRGAHYLGNNSTDLAIDDFSEVIRREPKRFAAFTNRGEAYRRKGDLDRAISDFDRAIALNQKDAIAWFNRGIAYSDKGDPDHAIADYDLAIKLNPRDSWYYNNRGNSHIDKRDYERAMADYNKAIKLNPKFTLAYFNRGTAYRNHGDDALALADLNMSIQFDANYAAAYGNRARLFRDKGDIDRALADFDQSLRLDPAGYRDAYARGTIYFDRHDYARALPDYDRAIKANPKYAAALNSRCLTRAIVGSPREGLADCEESLKHRPGDAYTLDSRAFCYLKLGEFAAAIEGYDTALKVNPKLAPSLYGRGLAKQKQGDASGAESDIAAAKAIDAGVADEFRHYGID